A window of the Dissulfuribacter thermophilus genome harbors these coding sequences:
- a CDS encoding nucleotidyltransferase domain-containing protein, giving the protein MNDVIAKPNKVLLAFLGEKDRQEYLEIISNLSKNAWYQIIKESNRHLVSSLLYLRFKQRDLIKEIPPQVQEVLHKIYLHNSAINLKKYHTLAQILKILNQADIPVIVLKGGYLIENVYQNIGARELCDFDLLFQKKDLAMAEKVLLRAGYYSKDCPVLLDLHWYVEQYLNINMARIWQRAEPATIAGQKVMSLSPEDLIVHLCVHNGFHHLFQKVGLRALCDLQATIGHFEQAINWDQLIAVADEWGVRDCVALCLQLTNDLLGTPVPNKIPKKLKSSNFDPLLLNWARTQIFDKSSDKYGQKISIYFWKLWSEASWREKLASFKRLIFPSSEYLSQKYPTVSGSSTNKLFYLLRLWDHLGHYCSVLWQILMRNPEMLREIEKQNKNITIMKKLAKDAIWIYR; this is encoded by the coding sequence ATGAATGATGTTATTGCCAAACCAAACAAAGTGTTGCTTGCCTTTCTTGGGGAAAAAGACAGACAAGAATACCTTGAAATTATAAGTAATTTATCTAAAAATGCTTGGTATCAAATTATCAAGGAATCCAACCGTCATCTGGTGTCATCTTTATTGTATCTTCGATTTAAACAACGCGATCTTATAAAAGAGATCCCACCACAAGTTCAAGAAGTATTGCATAAAATTTATTTACATAATTCGGCAATCAATTTAAAAAAATACCATACGTTAGCCCAAATATTAAAAATTCTAAATCAAGCAGATATCCCGGTTATAGTCCTTAAAGGGGGTTATTTAATAGAAAACGTATATCAAAATATTGGAGCACGAGAATTATGCGACTTTGATCTCCTTTTTCAAAAAAAAGACCTAGCAATGGCCGAAAAGGTTTTATTACGAGCGGGCTATTATAGTAAGGACTGCCCGGTTCTCTTGGATCTTCACTGGTATGTTGAACAATATTTAAATATTAACATGGCCAGAATTTGGCAGCGTGCTGAGCCAGCAACCATAGCTGGGCAAAAGGTTATGAGCCTTTCTCCAGAAGATCTGATAGTCCATTTATGTGTGCATAACGGTTTTCATCATCTGTTTCAGAAGGTAGGTTTGAGGGCGTTATGTGATTTACAAGCAACCATTGGCCATTTTGAGCAGGCCATTAACTGGGATCAACTAATTGCTGTTGCGGATGAATGGGGAGTCCGAGATTGCGTAGCACTTTGTTTGCAACTCACCAATGACCTACTTGGTACCCCAGTACCAAACAAGATACCCAAAAAGCTTAAATCTTCAAATTTTGATCCTTTGCTTCTGAATTGGGCACGAACGCAGATTTTTGATAAAAGTTCTGATAAGTACGGACAGAAAATTTCCATTTATTTTTGGAAGCTTTGGAGTGAAGCATCTTGGAGAGAAAAACTTGCTTCTTTCAAACGTTTGATTTTCCCATCATCTGAGTACTTGTCGCAAAAATATCCCACCGTATCAGGGAGCAGTACAAACAAGTTATTTTATCTCCTCAGGTTATGGGATCATCTTGGGCATTATTGTAGTGTTCTTTGGCAGATTTTAATGCGGAATCCCGAAATGCTCAGAGAAATTGAAAAACAAAATAAAAATATCACTATAATGAAAAAATTAGCTAAAGATGCTATTTGGATTTACAGATAA
- a CDS encoding ABC transporter permease, whose protein sequence is MNLSGEIRKAAAFLLRDLQLAMGYPLKFASQLVGILASTFMFYYISRLVDQNGSGSLAAYGGNYFPFLLVGIALSDYLMFSINALSNEVRKAQVIGTFEAILVTPTHPSLILFSSCLYSFLFTSVRILFYFLAGTVLFGVRFPPISLSALTVSLILTILPFLGIGLLSAAIIIVFKQGNPLTWIFGSFSGLLSGVFYPVSVLPHWLQPFAAFIPLTYGLDAVRKVLLTGAGILEVSHQLLVLLFFSIVFLGVGLAAVAYALKIARKDGTLLYY, encoded by the coding sequence TTGAACCTTTCTGGAGAGATCCGTAAGGCCGCTGCATTTCTCTTGAGAGATCTTCAACTGGCAATGGGCTATCCCCTCAAATTTGCCAGCCAGTTGGTAGGGATATTGGCCTCAACCTTTATGTTCTACTACATATCAAGACTTGTGGACCAGAATGGATCAGGCTCTCTAGCTGCCTATGGAGGAAACTATTTTCCGTTTCTCTTGGTGGGAATCGCACTTTCTGACTACCTTATGTTTTCCATAAATGCGCTTTCTAATGAGGTACGAAAGGCCCAGGTCATAGGGACATTTGAGGCAATACTCGTTACGCCGACCCACCCGTCTCTCATTCTCTTTTCATCGTGTCTCTATTCTTTTCTTTTTACCAGTGTACGCATACTCTTTTATTTCCTGGCAGGAACAGTCCTCTTTGGTGTACGTTTTCCACCAATATCTCTTTCTGCCCTCACTGTATCGCTCATACTGACCATACTGCCCTTTTTAGGCATAGGGCTTTTGTCTGCAGCCATTATCATTGTGTTTAAACAGGGTAACCCATTGACCTGGATATTTGGTTCTTTTTCCGGGCTATTGTCTGGGGTGTTTTATCCTGTATCTGTGTTGCCCCACTGGCTTCAGCCATTTGCCGCTTTTATTCCCCTTACTTATGGGCTAGATGCCGTGCGAAAGGTCCTGTTGACTGGCGCTGGGATACTTGAAGTTTCGCACCAGCTCCTGGTCCTCCTATTTTTCTCTATAGTATTTCTTGGAGTCGGATTGGCTGCAGTGGCCTATGCACTGAAGATCGCACGAAAAGATGGGACATTGTTGTACTATTGA
- a CDS encoding VanZ family protein: MTYLWKIIAFTILTLLSYFLHQYIDHLAFHQSFHSLAPSWITWAVFALWAIFLTAVFSAYVSGPGKRRGASVFLFGLTLVTIVIGTTMPGSWKMTILLDIYAFIQKIYGLTLAHFARTVNISKLAHPLLFGFLGGICWLLARDRSPFMKAADIAMLAGATEMMQLFVKGRTASFLDFLLDCAGGAGGVVLFLLFISLLRRAEKKAVI, encoded by the coding sequence ATGACCTACCTGTGGAAAATTATTGCATTTACCATCCTTACCCTCCTCTCCTATTTTCTACACCAATATATTGATCACCTTGCTTTCCATCAGAGCTTCCATAGCTTAGCCCCAAGCTGGATAACATGGGCGGTATTCGCCCTTTGGGCCATTTTCCTTACAGCGGTTTTTTCTGCATATGTGTCCGGACCAGGGAAAAGGCGTGGGGCCAGTGTCTTCCTATTTGGTTTGACCCTTGTAACCATAGTTATTGGCACGACCATGCCTGGAAGTTGGAAGATGACGATACTATTAGATATTTATGCCTTTATCCAAAAGATTTATGGATTAACCCTGGCACATTTTGCCAGGACAGTGAATATAAGCAAGTTAGCACATCCCCTCCTCTTTGGCTTTCTTGGGGGGATATGCTGGCTACTTGCCAGAGACAGATCGCCTTTTATGAAGGCTGCTGACATCGCCATGCTTGCCGGGGCCACAGAGATGATGCAGTTGTTTGTAAAGGGAAGGACTGCAAGTTTTCTGGATTTTTTGCTTGATTGCGCTGGTGGAGCAGGTGGGGTAGTACTTTTCCTGTTGTTCATAAGCTTGCTGCGCAGGGCAGAGAAAAAGGCGGTGATCTGA
- a CDS encoding PqqD family peptide modification chaperone, translating to MEGKIVDQTIFQRTDGKISADLEGEEVILDMDSGMYFGLNEVGQFIWKRLEEPSSFRSLLDSMLSEYDVTEEQCRQDLKTFLNALLEAGLIQLVE from the coding sequence ATGGAGGGAAAGATCGTTGACCAGACTATTTTCCAACGGACGGACGGAAAGATATCGGCGGATCTTGAAGGCGAAGAGGTCATACTCGATATGGACAGCGGCATGTACTTTGGATTGAACGAAGTAGGCCAGTTCATATGGAAAAGACTTGAAGAACCCTCTTCCTTTCGAAGCCTTTTGGATTCCATGCTGTCAGAATATGATGTAACAGAGGAGCAATGCCGTCAGGACCTAAAAACTTTTTTGAATGCCCTGCTGGAGGCCGGCCTCATCCAGTTAGTAGAATGA
- a CDS encoding ABC transporter ATP-binding protein, with protein MSLSVNRAEVVGLLGPNGAGKTTFIKILATLIEPDRGKVFVGGYDVEKHPSKVRRIIGLVNTNERSFYWRLTGRQNLDFFATLYGHWGKEKEKRIDEALETVGLTNMADRRFFCYSTGQRQRLAIARALLSNARLILFDEPASSLDPLAASELARFTRNRLVNEQGMTVIWCTHNLTEAEIVSDRIAFMKNGRVVACGSLEEIRHRLAREETYEIEIEYDSLAQIRIEHPYDVLKKGSSRLVLRVKVGSDELPGFISFLCRKKVKVYSCRRIEMGLEEIFRILSSGDENWLEVEN; from the coding sequence GTGTCGCTTTCTGTCAACAGGGCAGAGGTTGTGGGGCTTTTAGGCCCCAATGGAGCTGGTAAAACCACCTTTATCAAGATACTTGCAACCCTTATTGAACCAGACAGGGGAAAGGTCTTTGTAGGCGGCTATGATGTAGAGAAGCATCCCTCCAAAGTTCGAAGGATCATAGGCCTTGTAAACACCAACGAACGTTCTTTCTACTGGCGCCTCACTGGCAGGCAAAATCTGGACTTCTTTGCAACTCTCTATGGGCACTGGGGCAAAGAAAAGGAGAAGAGAATAGACGAGGCCCTTGAGACAGTAGGGCTTACCAACATGGCAGATAGGCGTTTTTTCTGTTATTCCACTGGACAGCGCCAACGACTTGCCATCGCAAGGGCACTTTTGAGCAATGCCCGACTCATCCTTTTTGATGAGCCAGCCAGTAGCCTCGACCCACTGGCCGCCTCAGAGCTTGCGCGTTTTACGCGAAATCGCCTGGTGAATGAACAGGGCATGACCGTAATCTGGTGTACCCATAATCTTACCGAAGCAGAAATAGTAAGTGACAGGATTGCCTTTATGAAAAATGGAAGGGTCGTCGCGTGTGGGAGCCTCGAGGAAATACGCCACAGGCTGGCAAGGGAAGAAACCTATGAAATAGAGATAGAATACGACTCCCTGGCCCAAATCAGGATTGAACACCCGTATGATGTGCTGAAAAAGGGATCGAGCCGACTAGTGCTTCGGGTAAAGGTTGGTTCAGATGAGCTCCCTGGATTCATCTCCTTTCTGTGCAGAAAAAAGGTGAAGGTCTATTCCTGTAGGAGGATCGAGATGGGACTAGAGGAGATATTCAGGATTTTGTCATCCGGAGATGAAAACTGGCTAGAGGTAGAAAATTGA
- a CDS encoding YeeE/YedE family protein yields MVEILFFGFLFGAIIYLSKLNRNDVISGLAMLKDFSVAKAIAVAIGLGAILLNTEIALGLATYHIKPFISGGVILGGLLFGVGMAILGYCPGTLPISLGQGSIDALFGIFGGLLSGFVFTLLFPHMQGILGPNLGKISLYTLYGSDPVKFFVLTFIIGAGLIAVAFFIHKIEGAKNLRWFYGGIALAILNSIACLSATTGRPIGASTSYPYLADIIVGFTQNSYFEKIQAPGHWEVIFLAGALIASLVLSVMRKEFKITFVHSRWASIKGDAVPKRLTWAFIGGFILIFGARMAGGCTSGHVISGGMQLALSSWTFAIFVFIAFLITGKLFYKTPKKL; encoded by the coding sequence ATGGTAGAAATACTGTTTTTTGGGTTCTTATTTGGTGCAATCATCTACCTTTCAAAATTGAACAGAAATGATGTTATCAGTGGGTTAGCAATGCTGAAAGATTTCAGTGTTGCAAAAGCCATCGCAGTGGCAATTGGTCTAGGCGCAATCTTATTGAACACGGAAATAGCACTGGGGCTTGCCACGTATCACATTAAACCTTTTATTTCAGGTGGAGTAATACTAGGCGGCCTGTTGTTTGGAGTGGGAATGGCCATTTTGGGATATTGCCCAGGTACATTGCCTATATCCCTAGGGCAGGGATCAATAGATGCATTGTTTGGTATTTTCGGAGGGTTACTAAGTGGGTTTGTATTTACGCTGTTATTCCCACACATGCAAGGCATATTAGGGCCTAATCTTGGTAAAATTTCATTATACACCCTTTATGGTAGCGATCCTGTGAAATTTTTTGTCCTCACCTTTATCATTGGTGCTGGCCTTATAGCAGTGGCATTTTTTATTCACAAAATAGAGGGAGCAAAAAATTTACGTTGGTTTTATGGTGGAATCGCCCTTGCCATTTTGAATTCAATTGCTTGCCTTTCAGCCACTACAGGACGACCCATTGGTGCATCGACTTCTTATCCTTACCTAGCTGATATAATAGTCGGATTCACTCAAAATTCTTATTTTGAAAAGATCCAGGCCCCTGGGCATTGGGAAGTGATCTTTTTGGCAGGTGCATTGATTGCGAGCCTTGTATTGTCAGTGATGAGAAAGGAATTCAAAATCACATTTGTTCATTCTCGCTGGGCATCTATTAAAGGCGATGCTGTTCCAAAACGTTTGACTTGGGCCTTTATCGGTGGTTTCATCCTCATATTTGGTGCAAGGATGGCAGGTGGATGCACTAGCGGCCATGTTATATCAGGGGGAATGCAACTTGCCCTCAGCAGTTGGACCTTTGCAATATTTGTCTTCATTGCATTCCTGATTACAGGTAAACTCTTTTATAAGACCCCCAAAAAACTCTAA